A segment of the Gallus gallus isolate bGalGal1 chromosome 17, bGalGal1.mat.broiler.GRCg7b, whole genome shotgun sequence genome:
tttgcttccagAGGGTATCTCCTCATTGAGCTGCCCGTGAACAAtcagagcaggagggaggtAGCAGGAGAGCAGCTTGCCAGTGTGTCCCTCCGGTTCCGAACCACCTTGCCCAGCGCCATCCTTTTTTACCGAGGCCATGAAGCTGAATACTTATTCCTGGAGCTCTTGGATGGCATTCTGCGTACAGAACTGAAGAGGCAGGATGAGtacctcctgctgctggaggagctgagagTTGATGATGGCCATTGGCATAAAGTTGAAGTTGTTCTGCAGAACACTGTGCAGCTCAAACTCTGGCACGACTCCTGTGATGCAGGTGTCTGCATGCAGAGCTCTCCTATCCCACACAATGCTACTCCGATCCCACATGCCTTCCTGAGTGTGTATATTGGAGGTGCTCAGGATCCACTGGCCAACAACACACAAAGCCAGCAGGGCTTTGTTGGCTGCCTGGAAGACTTGCAGGTGGATGCTGAAGCTGTGCTCCCGGTGGCTCTCCCTGTGAGCGAGGTTTCCTCTGTGACACAGGGCTGTGACCGCACTGAGTGGTGCCTCTCTGAGCCCTGCTTTCATGGCGGGCTGTGTGTGGACCTTTGGACAACGTTCAGGTGTGACTGTTTGAGGCCGTATGGAGGCCCTGCTTGCTCATATGGTAAGTGCCATGTGATTTACATCTGCCAGCTCCTTTGTCATTGGTGCTTCAGAGATACTAGATAAGCATTTACAGTACCTCCAGAAGCAAAATTTCCTATTTGAccaaagagaagaataaagcaaaaccctctgtaaagaaaattcttcttgattcccTGTCACTCGCTCCTGCAGAAATGATAATCAGATCTGTGCTACAGATGTTATTCCTTGTCTGAGTAACTGTAAGAGAGTAGGgaagttgttttactgtgaaaagcTGAGCTTGAGCTTCAAGTGAATGGGAATGTATTGctttataaacaaaacagaaagtgtTAAAGGAAGTTCCTTGGCATTGCTGAGTTAAAATTATAGTTATTTGCCTTCTTTATTCCTGtaagacttcttttcttttcttttttcttttttttttttttttataaagttgCTCTGCTGTAACCTTGTCAGAGAGCTGATGtacatttaatttctcttccagaaCACCCAGCAGTAACATTTGGCCTGGAGAATTCTACtagcttttcctctttcatccTTTCTGATAGCCTTGGTGCAGACTTCAACATCTCCTTTTTCATTCGTAGTCTGAAACCTAACGGTTTACTGTTGCAAATCAGCAATGAAACAGACCCCTGCCTCACTATATACTTGAAGAACGGCAAGCTAAAGATTGAGATGTTATCTACAGATACTGTGACATTTCCAGAAAATTTAGTTGATGGGAGAAGACATTTGGTAGCTCTGTCTTTCCAAGGAGGAATTGTTGGCGTTCACCAACCAGACACATATGTGGAGCTGGGACAACTGGTGGGAAGGCCTCTTTTAGCTGGCTATGACGTGTATATTGGTGGACGTCCTGACCCAGACAGCACTGACCTGTGGGGAGGGTATTTTAAAGGCTGCTTGCAAGACATCCAACTGAACGGCCATCAAATAGAGTTTTTTCAGGTTGAGAACTACAGTCTGCCAGATGAACTTAATAGGACTCAAAATATTAATTTGGTAAATGGATGCATCTCTGATAACACCTGCAAGGTAGGAGGTCTTGTTTCTCTCTGCATGTGTGCAGTTGTTTATTATAGGTGTGTTACTGCGGAACAGTTTGACTGTTGCTGGTACTGTGGAAACAGAACGGGACACCTGCACTCTTAGGCCTCACTCCCGTGATGTAATTCTTATCTCtctttgcccttttttttttttttatgtaacttTTCAAATCTGAGActtctttaaaattaaactaTGGGGAAAACTTCTGTCTTGTTATGTTACTGattttggcagctgtttgctttgatttgaatgcacacacaaaaagaacCAAAAAGCCCACCTGAAGAATAGCAGACTGATAGATGATTAATATCAGAGGccataacaacaaaaataatagcaaaGAAGGACatttccttcccccccaccaTCAGTAACAACGTACTGGTTGGAGTGATATGCTCAGAATAACTGCATTTTTCACAGAAAGCTTTAGACTGGTGTCCAAACCATGATTACTGTACGTGTGTGCATCTGAATATGGAGAGTTTGCAACAGCTTGAAGGTCAGCGTGCTGCAGACCAGTAGCTGTGTGGATGAGATGCTCTCTTAAGTACAGTGTCCTTGCAGACGTGCTGCCAGCTGTTCTTTTCTAAACTGATGGAGTTCTACCTGGAGAGATTTTGTCAATCTGCTGCCGATTCACTATTTTAATTACCCTTTCTCAATTCAAACGCTAATTGTCACATTTCTTTCCACCAGGTTCTCTTAGATCCAAACATGAATTATACTGCTCCTAAATTGTGCTATTTTGCCTTACAGTCTGAACCATGTCAGAATGGTGGAAGGTGCATTGTCACGTGGAATGATTTCCATTGCAGCTGTCCAGCAAATTTCACTGGGAAGTTTTGTGAAGAGAGAGTCTGGTGTGAAAGTGACCCATGTCCTGAAGCTACCACCTGTATAGATGTTCCAGCAGGATATGTGTGTGAGTACTGTTATCCTGCTTATGTGTTGGTAAAGTCCTCAGGGTCTACAGCCTACTCTATTCCTAATTCTCACTGTTGTGATAAATATAAACACATGCTGGAATTAGCAAGCTAAGAATGGTGGCCAAGTACGTACTGTTACAGGCAGCACATACTTTATGGATTTACCACTGGTATGTGACAGAGTGAAGATGACACTCAAagatgttttattctgttaCTGAGACTTGATCAGGGAGGAGCCTGCCCTCTATCAGAGAGCGATTGCCTGCCCTCTCAACATTGCAGTGCATGGGCTATCTTTTTTCTCTAGTGTTCATTCATTCCAAGAGTCTTACATTGTTTCACTAACTAAGACAATGTGTTTTCAACTAAGACAGAAGCAAAGACAATGAAGAAAGCTAGATAGTTTATGATTCCCTGCTTTGGAGGGAATGTTCTTAGTGGCTGCAAAGTGTCCAGGAACACAGGATGTTGGCCAATTTTCAGCAGCTTTGGATGTGTTGCTTTCCTAACTTACATCctattttttctgtaagaaaaaggTGATAGTTTTAtttgtgtgcagtgctgtgaaatTAATGAGTAAAAATTGCTAGATAAGAGCTAGATATTACTAGTAGGAGTGTAATTGTAAACAGGAAGAGCTTTAATGATGCCAGCCACTGAGCCTCTAATCCTACTCACACAAAGCTTACGTGACTCTTAAGAGACGAAACGTGCCAGGAACTTGCATTGGCCTGCTGCAAATATTACACCTACTGTCTTTCAAACCCTTGATGCACTATTCCTTTATTTATAGGTCTGGCTAACGCAACATTTAATAGTTCTGCTACCATTGAATTTACCACCAATACATCAGTGACTAGAACTCTGGGCAGCCTCCTCATGGATTTCAGAACCAGAGACGAAGACGCTGTTTTGCTTCGGGCTATGGAAGAAGTGGACTCCCTCCAGATAGCTATTAAGAACTCCTCCTTGCTTGTTGACATCAGGAGTGGGAATAGTATTGAAGGTGTCAGCTTCCTGAGTCAGAATGCTGTCACCGATGGCGCCTGGCATACAATCTCTCTGTCAATGGAGGAGCCTTCTGCACTGTCTTCCAGATGGGTGGCTCATTTGGATGGATCTATTAATATGACTCTGCAGGGAAATGCTGGGAACCTGGACTTCTTAAAGAACAACGCACTGATTGTTCTAGCTGAAAACTTCACAGGCTGCCTAGGACAAGTGAAGATAGGAGGGATCTATCTGCCATTCACCTCCCATCTCTCATATCCTCAGCCAGAACAGTTCCAGCAGTCCAGCAGAAGAACTATCCAGTTAGGCTGCACGGGGGCTGATGTTTGTGCTTCTAGCCCTTGCAGCAATGCTGGCACCTGCAGGGACTTGTTCAACTCcttcagctgtgcctgcagtgctggctgggagGGGCTGCTGTGCGAGTCCAATACTGATGACTGCCAGTCAAGCCCATGTGTTCATGGAAACTGCACCGATAGACTAGCAGATTTTCAGTGTGAATGCTTCCGGGGATATATTGGGAAGAAGTGTGACATCAATGTGGATGACTGTGTGCGGCACCAGTGCCAAAATGGAGCTACCTGCATTGATGGGGTTTATGGCTACTCCTGCAAGTGCCCAGCACAGTATTCAGGACCTCGCTGCGAGTGGGTACCTTGCTTGGTTTGAACTGGGATAGAGAAGCCCCCATGTAAACTGGACTTCTCCTTTGGGGCACTTGgggaatttttttaataagggtTATATTTATAGCATTTGCATTGGGTTGGAAAAAAATTCCAGCCTGTTTTAGTTACAGAGATAAGCTTCATATCAGTAAAGGAAGTAGGAATCAATGTATTATTTAGACTTCCATCTACTTGTGCTGTTTAAACTGAATATtgagataaatatttaaatggtTGAACTTCAGTTCTCAGATCCACTGAGGTTGAATTTCCTGTTGTTTactccttttctgctgctgatAATTATCTAGTGCttgcacttttctttttgtgaccTAGCTGTGGTGCAGTGTGGTATTCCAACAATATCCTATCGCTACTTCtattttcttcagcaagaaTAAGCAACTGTGAGAAGAGTCCCAGTACTGGACGCTGCTACCACATATTCTACAAGCAGTACAAACTCCTTTTTGTGGGATGCTTAAAGTAATATTTGGTTACTGTGGAAAAGTTCTGAGACTTTTCCCTTCTCAAATTGTGTCAAAGCCTTTCCTAGAAAAACCAATGACTGTGCTTATGACCCTTGCCAGCTCAGACTCCACTGTATCCGAGCATGCTTTTACCTTCCTCACAACTGATGGCTTTAAAGgtgttcttctgcttttcccagaTGGCCGTTCCCACCTGAGCAGTGTGGTAAGAACTTCACCTGTCTGAATGGTGGCAAGTGTACCACTGAGACCTGGGGAGCCAACTGCACTTGCAAGCCAGGCTTCACTGGAAGGAAGTAAGTGTTATTTTTGTGATGCCTTCAAAGGGGCTTGTGCTCTGATTTTTACATCTATGGGATAGCTGAACAGGTTCAAATGCTTCATCCTCTTATATATCCTTTTGCCATTCAAATAACTCCTCCAAAttatactgtttatttttagaatggGTGGGCTTTATATTATACTGTTAACAGTATCAATTTTCACAGCATGCATcactttcaagtattttttttttttgcctcatgAGGATTAATTAACTGTGCTAGAGAATCATACTGGCTTCAATCATACAGAAACGACAAATGGAGGATTCGTATGTGTAAGACTTCCACTTTGCTGGACCCTGGAGAAAGCACCTAAAAAAGATGTAACAGGAAGGTTTCAGATAAATGAGGTTTTTGTGGGCTGTTTGATCTTGTGTTCTATGACACAACAACATATGTGAGAAAATTCATTTAACTCTaatagcttttcctttccagttgtCAAATTAATATAAACAAATGTGATCCAAACCCCTGCCAGAATGGAGGCACCTGTCAAGACTCTGAGAACAAATTCAAGTGTTTGTGCAGTGCCAGCTACACTGGAGAGCGCTGTGACATTAACGTAAGCACttccttccttttgcttttggaAGCTCCTCCTTGTTCTTCCAAACTTTGAATTATGAGAAGCATCAGCAGTAGGCTTAGTAGAATCCTTGGCTACCAGGGTATTAGTGAAACtgcctgtgtgctgtgtgtgtctTGGCTAAAGCACACTGGTAAGCACACTTGGCGCCAAAGAAACTTGAAATGTGAAACAATTTTGTGGCACTGCTGTTGTGTGTTATTCTTCTACATTTAACTGCAACAAATATTTCTCAGTATCCATGTAGGCAGCAGATGGTTTACAGAGCTGTCTCTTGGACTTTCCTTAGATTTCTGCCTTGGACAATAATCAAGCTATTGCAGCTGGACCTACAAAAGTACTTTTATGCCTTATGCCCGTAGCGGtggtacaaaaagaaaatgagatattcTAGTTATATCTGTTTCAAGTAAGAACAATGAAGACAAATTTGATCCAAAGCTGGAAATGACCAGCAGCAAATGTAATACATGTGGAGTGCTAAGGCTGTTTTTGCCTTCAGTAGTGTAAATAAGGCAGTAAGAAGAGGCAAGAATATGGAGGACAAGTTGACAGTGAATAAAAACTTCCCCCATTTACATTAAGTAGGAAGCTATTGGATAATTAAAATGCACAGCTTGCAGGAAAACCAGGAGCGGTTGATCCAGCTGAGTTCACACGGTGTGATAGAGATGTGCAATGCACCAAACAATGAGATAGTGTCTCAAATGttaggaatatttatttatttttgctctgcCCTCTTCTGTTCACCACCTTGCTCTCCCTCCCACTGTT
Coding sequences within it:
- the CRB2 gene encoding protein crumbs homolog 2 isoform X3 gives rise to the protein MHPIAYMGINCELLYDACTKHDCPAHMICNKTPGLPEYECICMPGFTGIDCSININECESNPCKDPRFECVDSVSGYACKCQTGLNGEGCQNSVCSSHLCLNNGTCVEGPGDYACICQPGFTGAHCKDNIDECASNPCQNGAICRDRVNEYSCFCVPGFQGYNCEIDINECASRPCKNNGTCLNEMDHYLCKCIPGYTGVNCEAEIDECDSYPCQNGALCSDHIGFYTCTCMPGYQGIQCEVDINECISQPCQHNGTCHDLINSYQCDCSDTGFEGDHCELDILECASEPCLNNATCVEGIKNYSCACWTGYTGQHCEEDVNECATDPCHNGGVCFERSNQSYYGSQPDFPSDFSYSQAAGFLCWCQPGFAGETCFTNINECESQPCQNGGHCVDLVDGFLCHCLPGYSGVECAVNINECEEGPCKNGAVCEDGIADYTCHCAPSQDGIVWGGKNCSVKLTGCQTHDCQNEALCIPTYQAESHGHLCQCQPGFYDATCSTPTTFSFASRGYLLIELPVNNQSRREVAGEQLASVSLRFRTTLPSAILFYRGHEAEYLFLELLDGILRTELKRQDEYLLLLEELRVDDGHWHKVEVVLQNTVQLKLWHDSCDAGVCMQSSPIPHNATPIPHAFLSVYIGGAQDPLANNTQSQQGFVGCLEDLQVDAEAVLPVALPVSEVSSVTQGCDRTEWCLSEPCFHGGLCVDLWTTFRCDCLRPYGGPACSYEHPAVTFGLENSTSFSSFILSDSLGADFNISFFIRSLKPNGLLLQISNETDPCLTIYLKNGKLKIEMLSTDTVTFPENLVDGRRHLVALSFQGGIVGVHQPDTYVELGQLVGRPLLAGYDVYIGGRPDPDSTDLWGGYFKGCLQDIQLNGHQIEFFQVENYSLPDELNRTQNINLVNGCISDNTCKSEPCQNGGRCIVTWNDFHCSCPANFTGKFCEERVWCESDPCPEATTCIDVPAGYVCLANATFNSSATIEFTTNTSVTRTLGSLLMDFRTRDEDAVLLRAMEEVDSLQIAIKNSSLLVDIRSGNSIEGVSFLSQNAVTDGAWHTISLSMEEPSALSSRWVAHLDGSINMTLQGNAGNLDFLKNNALIVLAENFTGCLGQVKIGGIYLPFTSHLSYPQPEQFQQSSRRTIQLGCTGADVCASSPCSNAGTCRDLFNSFSCACSAGWEGLLCESNTDDCQSSPCVHGNCTDRLADFQCECFRGYIGKKCDINVDDCVRHQCQNGATCIDGVYGYSCKCPAQYSGPRCEWPFPPEQCGKNFTCLNGGKCTTETWGANCTCKPGFTGRNCQININKCDPNPCQNGGTCQDSENKFKCLCSASYTGERCDINKGTPGAFFPSPLIEVAVPVACGSLLLLSIGLIFMILTARKRRQSEGTYSPSQQEVAGARLEMDSVLKVPPEERLI
- the CRB2 gene encoding protein crumbs homolog 2 isoform X4, giving the protein MELKKTTSRVYNAALLLPLFLLFWGPSYSENDSSCSSSPCENGGSCKDLEAGYQCICPMHPIAYMGINCELLYDACTKHDCPAHMICNKTPGLPEYECICMPGFTGIDCSININECESNPCKDPRFECVDSVSGYACKCQTGLNGEGCQNSVCSSHLCLNNGTCVEGPGDYACICQPGFTGAHCKDNIDECASNPCQNGAICRDRVNEYSCFCVPGFQGYNCEIDINECASRPCKNNGTCLNEMDHYLCKCIPGYTGVNCEAEIDECDSYPCQNGALCSDHIGFYTCTCMPGYQGIQCEVDINECISQPCQHNGTCHDLINSYQCDCSDTGFEGDHCELDILECASEPCLNNATCVEGIKNYSCACWTGYTGQHCEEDVNECATDPCHNGGVCFERSNQSYYGSQPDFPSDFSYSQAAGFLCWCQPGFAGETCFTNINECESQPCQNGGHCVDLVDGFLCHCLPGYSGVECAVNINECEEGPCKNGAVCEDGIADYTCHCAPSQDGIVWGGKNCSVKLTGCQTHDCQNEALCIPTYQAESHGHLCQCQPGFYDATCSTPTTFSFASRGYLLIELPVNNQSRREVAGEQLASVSLRFRTTLPSAILFYRGHEAEYLFLELLDGILRTELKRQDEYLLLLEELRVDDGHWHKVEVVLQNTVQLKLWHDSCDAGVCMQSSPIPHNATPIPHAFLSVYIGGAQDPLANNTQSQQGFVGCLEDLQVDAEAVLPVALPVSEVSSVTQGCDRTEWCLSEPCFHGGLCVDLWTTFRCDCLRPYGGPACSYEHPAVTFGLENSTSFSSFILSDSLGADFNISFFIRSLKPNGLLLQISNETDPCLTIYLKNGKLKIEMLSTDTVTFPENLVDGRRHLVALSFQGGIVGVHQPDTYVELGQLVGRPLLAGYDVYIGGRPDPDSTDLWGGYFKGCLQDIQLNGHQIEFFQVENYSLPDELNRTQNINLVNGCISDNTCKSEPCQNGGRCIVTWNDFHCSCPANFTGKFCEERVWCESDPCPEATTCIDVPAGYVCLANATFNSSATIEFTTNTSVTRTLGSLLMDFRTRDEDAVLLRAMEEVDSLQIAIKNSSLLVDIRSGNSIEGVSFLSQNAVTDGAWHTISLSMEEPSALSSRWVAHLDGSINMTLQGNAGNLDFLKNNALIVLAENFTGCLGQVKIGGIYLPFTSHLSYPQPEQFQQSSRRTIQLGCTGADVCASSPCSNAGTCRDLFNSFSCACSAGWEGLLCESNTDDCQSSPCVHGNCTDRLADFQCECFRGYIGKKCDINVDDCVRHQCQNGATCIDGVYGYSCKCPAQYSGPRCEWPFPPEQCGKNFTCLNGGKCTTETWGANCTCKPGFTGRNFSFPVVKLI
- the CRB2 gene encoding protein crumbs homolog 2 isoform X2 — translated: MELKKTTSRVYNAALLLPLFLLFWGPSYSENDSSCSSSPCENGGSCKDLEAGYQCICPMHPIAYMGINCELLYDACTKHDCPAHMICNKTPGLPEYECICMPGFTGIDCSININECESNPCKDPRFECVDSVSGYACKCQTGLNGEGCQNSVCSSHLCLNNGTCVEGPGDYACICQPGFTGAHCKDNIDECASNPCQNGAICRDRVNEYSCFCVPGFQGYNCEIDINECASRPCKNNGTCLNEMDHYLCKCIPGYTGVNCEAEIDECDSYPCQNGALCSDHIGFYTCTCMPGYQGIQCEVDINECISQPCQHNGTCHDLINSYQCDCSDTGFEGDHCELDILECASEPCLNNATCVEGIKNYSCACWTGYTGQHCEEDVNECATDPCHNGGVCFERSNQSYYGSQPDFPSDFSYSQAAGFLCWCQPGFAGETCFTNINECESQPCQNGGHCVDLVDGFLCHCLPGYSGVECAVNINECEEGPCKNGAVCEDGIADYTCHCAPSQDGIVWGGKNCSVKLTGCQTHDCQNEALCIPTYQAESHGHLCQCQPGFYDATCSTPTTFSFASRGYLLIELPVNNQSRREVAGEQLASVSLRFRTTLPSAILFYRGHEAEYLFLELLDGILRTELKRQDEYLLLLEELRVDDGHWHKVEVVLQNTVQLKLWHDSCDAGVCMQSSPIPHNATPIPHAFLSVYIGGAQDPLANNTQSQQGFVGCLEDLQVDAEAVLPVALPVSEVSSVTQGCDRTEWCLSEPCFHGGLCVDLWTTFRCDCLRPYGGPACSYEHPAVTFGLENSTSFSSFILSDSLGADFNISFFIRSLKPNGLLLQISNETDPCLTIYLKNGKLKIEMLSTDTVTFPENLVDGRRHLVALSFQGGIVGVHQPDTYVELGQLVGRPLLAGYDVYIGGRPDPDSTDLWGGYFKGCLQDIQLNGHQIEFFQVENYSLPDELNRTQNINLVNGCISDNTCKSEPCQNGGRCIVTWNDFHCSCPANFTGKFCEERVWCESDPCPEATTCIDVPAGYVCLANATFNSSATIEFTTNTSVTRTLGSLLMDFRTRDEDAVLLRAMEEVDSLQIAIKNSSLLVDIRSGNSIEGVSFLSQNAVTDGAWHTISLSMEEPSALSSRWVAHLDGSINMTLQGNAGNLDFLKNNALIVLAENFTGCLGQVKIGGIYLPFTSHLSYPQPEQFQQSSRRTIQLGCTGADVCASSPCSNAGTCRDLFNSFSCACSAGWEGLLCESNTDDCQSSPCVHGNCTDRLADFQCECFRGYIGKKCDINVDDCVRHQCQNGATCIDGVYGYSCKCPAQYSGPRCEWPFPPEQCGKNFTCLNGGKCTTETWGANCTCKPGFTGRNCQININKCDPNPCQNGGTCQDSENKFKCLCSASYTGERCDINQPLWAHLSNSSVVGAAGAAGTALLLAVGAATVIAMKRRRATQGRYSPSRQEKDGARVELWNVIKLPPTERLI
- the CRB2 gene encoding protein crumbs homolog 2 isoform X1, whose amino-acid sequence is MELKKTTSRVYNAALLLPLFLLFWGPSYSENDSSCSSSPCENGGSCKDLEAGYQCICPMHPIAYMGINCELLYDACTKHDCPAHMICNKTPGLPEYECICMPGFTGIDCSININECESNPCKDPRFECVDSVSGYACKCQTGLNGEGCQNSVCSSHLCLNNGTCVEGPGDYACICQPGFTGAHCKDNIDECASNPCQNGAICRDRVNEYSCFCVPGFQGYNCEIDINECASRPCKNNGTCLNEMDHYLCKCIPGYTGVNCEAEIDECDSYPCQNGALCSDHIGFYTCTCMPGYQGIQCEVDINECISQPCQHNGTCHDLINSYQCDCSDTGFEGDHCELDILECASEPCLNNATCVEGIKNYSCACWTGYTGQHCEEDVNECATDPCHNGGVCFERSNQSYYGSQPDFPSDFSYSQAAGFLCWCQPGFAGETCFTNINECESQPCQNGGHCVDLVDGFLCHCLPGYSGVECAVNINECEEGPCKNGAVCEDGIADYTCHCAPSQDGIVWGGKNCSVKLTGCQTHDCQNEALCIPTYQAESHGHLCQCQPGFYDATCSTPTTFSFASRGYLLIELPVNNQSRREVAGEQLASVSLRFRTTLPSAILFYRGHEAEYLFLELLDGILRTELKRQDEYLLLLEELRVDDGHWHKVEVVLQNTVQLKLWHDSCDAGVCMQSSPIPHNATPIPHAFLSVYIGGAQDPLANNTQSQQGFVGCLEDLQVDAEAVLPVALPVSEVSSVTQGCDRTEWCLSEPCFHGGLCVDLWTTFRCDCLRPYGGPACSYEHPAVTFGLENSTSFSSFILSDSLGADFNISFFIRSLKPNGLLLQISNETDPCLTIYLKNGKLKIEMLSTDTVTFPENLVDGRRHLVALSFQGGIVGVHQPDTYVELGQLVGRPLLAGYDVYIGGRPDPDSTDLWGGYFKGCLQDIQLNGHQIEFFQVENYSLPDELNRTQNINLVNGCISDNTCKSEPCQNGGRCIVTWNDFHCSCPANFTGKFCEERVWCESDPCPEATTCIDVPAGYVCLANATFNSSATIEFTTNTSVTRTLGSLLMDFRTRDEDAVLLRAMEEVDSLQIAIKNSSLLVDIRSGNSIEGVSFLSQNAVTDGAWHTISLSMEEPSALSSRWVAHLDGSINMTLQGNAGNLDFLKNNALIVLAENFTGCLGQVKIGGIYLPFTSHLSYPQPEQFQQSSRRTIQLGCTGADVCASSPCSNAGTCRDLFNSFSCACSAGWEGLLCESNTDDCQSSPCVHGNCTDRLADFQCECFRGYIGKKCDINVDDCVRHQCQNGATCIDGVYGYSCKCPAQYSGPRCEWPFPPEQCGKNFTCLNGGKCTTETWGANCTCKPGFTGRNCQININKCDPNPCQNGGTCQDSENKFKCLCSASYTGERCDINKGTPGAFFPSPLIEVAVPVACGSLLLLSIGLIFMILTARKRRQSEGTYSPSQQEVAGARLEMDSVLKVPPEERLI